In Dioscorea cayenensis subsp. rotundata cultivar TDr96_F1 unplaced genomic scaffold, TDr96_F1_v2_PseudoChromosome.rev07_lg8_w22 25.fasta BLBR01000515.1, whole genome shotgun sequence, a single genomic region encodes these proteins:
- the LOC120254586 gene encoding pentatricopeptide repeat-containing protein At2g45350, chloroplastic-like: MDEALELFDKVPERDVIAWASVIKGHMDARNVSSGGVCLMKCRRGIHRGLVKEGLACFKSLIKDYKLEPKVQHYGCMADILGCVGLLKETVRLIKAMRVQPNDVVWRSLLSACRNHGNIEIGKKVVTSMIECDNCRSSSYVLLSNLYAGCCMWEDATRIRMTMKEGDFRKLPGCSWIKLDGIIHDGINSPSSSTDLFHSFEFLYS, encoded by the exons ATGGATGAAGCATTGGAGTTGTTTGATAAAGTGCCGGAAAGGGATGTTATAGCTTGGGCTAGTGTGATCAAGGGGCATATGGATGCCAGGAATGTTAGCTCGGGCGGtgtttgtttgatgaaatgccggAGAGGGAT CCACAGAGGACTAGTCAAAGAAGGTCTAGCATGCTTCAAGAGTTTGATCAAAGACTACAAACTAGAGCCGAAAGTGCAGCATTATGGATGTATGGCTGACATTCTGGGTTGTGTGGGATTGCTGAAAGAGACAGTGAGATTGATCAAGGCAATGCGTGTACAACCAAATGATGTGGTTTGGAGATCACTGCTAAGTGCTTGCAGAAATCATGGTAACATTGAGATTGGAAAGAAGGTGGTTACCAGTATGATAGAATGTGATAATTGTAGGTCTAGTTCATATGTTCTCCTGTCAAATCTGTATGCTGGATGTTGTATGTGGGAAGATGCAACCAGGATTAGAATGACAATGAAAGAAGGGGATTTTAGGAAACTTCCTGGTTGTAGTTGGATTAAGCTTGATGGGATTATTCATGATGGGATTAACTCGCCCTCAAGCTCGACGGATTTATTccattcttttgaatttttgtacaGTTGA